Below is a genomic region from Azoarcus sp. KH32C.
CGCTCATCTGCGCGGTCTGCTCGACGCGGCGGGCGATTTCGTTGCTCGCGACCGACTGCTCGTGCAGCGCGCTGGTGATGTCGGCAATCGCCGACATGACATTGCCGGACTGCGCGTTGACGGCATCGATCGCCGCACCGACATCACGCGATAGCACGTCGAAGCTGCCGATCTGCGTGACGACCTCTTCCATGCTCGCCACCGCGCCCCGCGTGACGCTCTGCACCTGGCCGATCATGCCGGTGATTTCCTGCGTCGAGCCGCTGGTGCGCTCGGCGAGCTTGCGCACTTCGTCGGCGACGACCGCGAAGCCGCGCCCCTGCTCGCCCGCGCGTGCCGCCTCGATCGCGGCATTGAGGGCCAACAGGTTGGTCTGATCGGCGATCTCGCGGATCACGCCGACGATGGACGAGATGCTGTTCGACAGGCCGCCGAGTTCGCGGATCTGTTCCGCGGTGCGGTCCACCGCGGCAGCCGTGACGCGGCTGTTGTCGAGCATCGCGTTCATCGTCGTGTGGCCGCGTGCGGCGTGCCGTCCGGACTCGGCGGCGGCAGAGCGCACTTCGTCGGCGTGATCCGATACCTGCGCGATGCTTACCGACATCTCTTCGACGCTCGATGCCATCGACGACGCGGCCTGGGACTGCATCTCGGTCGAGGTCGCAAGCTCGGTGGTCGTCGCCGAAAGCTGCTGGCTCATGGCCGCGAGTTGTTCCGAGTGACTCTGCAGGCCGCCTGCGATCTCGCGCAGGCTGTTCTGCATGGCCGCGCAGGAGCGCAGCAGCTCGGCGAATTCGTCCTTGCCGCGGACTTCGACCTCGCGGTTGAGATCGCCCGCGGCGATCCTCCGGGCGACCGCCTGGGCGCTGGCCAACGGACGGACGATCGAGCGCACGACGAGCAGCGAATAGAGGAAGAGGCCGATCGCGGCCACCAGCGAGATGACGACGACGGTCAGCAGGGTCTTCGTGCGCGCCGCGTCGAATGCCTCGTCGGCTTCCTTCGCCTCGTGCCCCATCGAATCGGCGACTTTCAGGAGTTCCTCGTGGACGCGCTGCACCGCGGCGTCGGCTTCGTCGTCGATGGCGTGGATTTCGGCAGGAAGCTCGCTCTCGGGGCCGAGCTTCGGCAGCAGGCGCTTCTCGAACAGCTCGACGACCTTCTCGACGGACTTCCGCGCCTCGACGATCGCCGCGTGTTCCTGAGGCGTGTCGGCCTCGCGCTCGAGCACGGCGAGATCGTTCAGCGCCTCGGCGCGGCGTTCGGCGAATTCCTTGCGAGCCTGGTCGAGATTGCGGTTGATGATCGCATCGGCGAAGACTTGATATAGCTGGGCGCCGAGGGAAGCGGCTTCGGCAGCATGGGCCTGGCTCTGAGTCTTCGCGAAGCCGTCGTCCTGCAGACTCGCGAGACGGTTCATCGCGAACAGCGCGACGCTGACCAGGGCGACGAGCGTCGCCACGGAAATTGCCACGAAGACTGCCAGTCGGAATCTCACGCTCATGGGAGCCTCCTCAACTCAGTCACAAATGCGGAGGCTAATACGTTTGGCCAATAGCCACAAGGAAGGCATGGTCAAATTGGGTAACGTTTTCCGCTCGCGCGGAATTGCCTGATTTCACGGGCATTTTTGGCGGCCAAGCGGATCCGGAAAACTACGGAAGACGTCGGTATTTTCCGAAGAACTCTTCCCAACAAGGAATGCGAATTGTTATCATTAATTAACCCTTCCCGGAGTGCGACATGAAACGACTGATTCTCGCCCTGCTGTGTCTGCCCGCCATCGCCCTCGCCGCCCCCCCCGAAGTGCAGCTGGTGATCAAGGATCACCGCTTCCAGCCCGAGGAAGTCCGCGTCCCGGCCGGCCAGAAGATCAAGCTGGTGATCCAGAATCAGGATTCGACGCCGGAAGAGTTCGAGAGCCACGAGCTCAATAGGGAAAAGGTAATACCCGGTGGCACGACCGCGAACGTCTTCATCGGTCCGCTGAACCCCGGCAAGTACCCGTTCTTCGGCGAATTCAACGAAAAGACCGCGCGCGGCGTGGTGATCGCGGAGTAATCGATCATG
It encodes:
- a CDS encoding methyl-accepting chemotaxis protein, with the translated sequence MSVRFRLAVFVAISVATLVALVSVALFAMNRLASLQDDGFAKTQSQAHAAEAASLGAQLYQVFADAIINRNLDQARKEFAERRAEALNDLAVLEREADTPQEHAAIVEARKSVEKVVELFEKRLLPKLGPESELPAEIHAIDDEADAAVQRVHEELLKVADSMGHEAKEADEAFDAARTKTLLTVVVISLVAAIGLFLYSLLVVRSIVRPLASAQAVARRIAAGDLNREVEVRGKDEFAELLRSCAAMQNSLREIAGGLQSHSEQLAAMSQQLSATTTELATSTEMQSQAASSMASSVEEMSVSIAQVSDHADEVRSAAAESGRHAARGHTTMNAMLDNSRVTAAAVDRTAEQIRELGGLSNSISSIVGVIREIADQTNLLALNAAIEAARAGEQGRGFAVVADEVRKLAERTSGSTQEITGMIGQVQSVTRGAVASMEEVVTQIGSFDVLSRDVGAAIDAVNAQSGNVMSAIADITSALHEQSVASNEIARRVEQTAQMSEENSAAVKETSSAAQQLEAVASRLQETAGRFHLV
- a CDS encoding cupredoxin domain-containing protein — its product is MKRLILALLCLPAIALAAPPEVQLVIKDHRFQPEEVRVPAGQKIKLVIQNQDSTPEEFESHELNREKVIPGGTTANVFIGPLNPGKYPFFGEFNEKTARGVVIAE